The Haemophilus parainfluenzae genome window below encodes:
- a CDS encoding DUF2570 family protein, with amino-acid sequence MFSRFETALKLTALCLILGLCGWAWYQSQKISSLKAENQAQAQTIQQQEDANKALNIALQQERDAVIAQQQRNDEIERIATENAESVKTIIKTQPCAHTRLPQSALDRLYK; translated from the coding sequence ATGTTTAGCCGATTTGAAACAGCCTTAAAGCTAACCGCACTTTGCTTGATTTTGGGCTTGTGTGGTTGGGCTTGGTATCAATCCCAGAAGATAAGTAGCTTAAAGGCCGAGAACCAAGCACAAGCCCAAACCATTCAGCAACAAGAAGATGCGAACAAGGCATTGAACATTGCACTGCAACAAGAGCGTGATGCGGTAATAGCACAACAGCAACGTAATGATGAAATAGAAAGGATAGCAACAGAAAATGCTGAATCAGTTAAAACAATCATTAAGACACAACCTTGTGCTCACACTCGTTTGCCTCAGTCTGCTCTTGACCGCCTGTACAAATAA
- a CDS encoding HNH endonuclease, protein MNNAFIFPNFVVDEHLRALSEEELKALVVCYRFNTHPTNENLSNFGLSSDVLDDALEKVGIITEAKAKSLIKEMANEYADAIETLWNWGDGKGGGLLDMIAEELGLVTDRVNSQKKEVGYKKKTISHSLRKRVFERDKYRCVSCGTHLDLTCDHIYPESKGGETTLENLQTMCRSCNSRKGTKVVENAL, encoded by the coding sequence ATGAATAACGCTTTCATATTCCCAAATTTCGTTGTGGATGAACACTTGCGCGCTTTGAGCGAAGAGGAATTAAAAGCGCTTGTAGTTTGTTACAGATTTAACACCCATCCAACAAATGAAAATTTATCAAATTTTGGATTAAGTTCAGATGTCTTGGATGACGCTTTAGAAAAGGTTGGAATTATAACGGAAGCTAAAGCAAAGTCATTAATCAAAGAAATGGCGAACGAATATGCCGACGCCATAGAAACCCTTTGGAATTGGGGTGACGGGAAAGGCGGCGGCTTGTTGGACATGATCGCTGAAGAATTAGGGTTGGTTACAGATCGAGTAAATTCACAGAAAAAAGAGGTTGGATATAAGAAAAAGACTATTTCTCATAGCTTAAGAAAGCGCGTATTCGAACGGGATAAATACCGTTGCGTATCTTGCGGAACTCACCTTGACTTAACTTGTGATCACATTTACCCGGAATCAAAAGGCGGAGAAACAACGCTGGAAAATCTTCAAACAATGTGCCGTTCCTGCAATTCAAGAAAGGGAACTAAGGTGGTAGAAAATGCGCTTTAG
- a CDS encoding YdaS family helix-turn-helix protein, protein MKNEAIEKAISICGSQVKLSQECGVSQVSVSFWLNGGGINAKYIPRIVKATKGKVTEKQILHSLANLTDN, encoded by the coding sequence ATGAAGAACGAGGCAATCGAAAAAGCAATTTCAATTTGCGGTTCTCAGGTAAAGCTAAGTCAAGAATGCGGAGTTTCTCAGGTTTCCGTCAGCTTTTGGCTTAATGGTGGCGGTATTAACGCTAAGTATATCCCGCGAATCGTTAAGGCTACAAAAGGCAAGGTTACTGAAAAGCAGATTTTACATTCCTTAGCAAATTTAACTGACAACTAA
- a CDS encoding PBSX family phage terminase large subunit has translation MSQLNIQFPTKFKPLFESIWRFIIFYGGRGSGKSFSIARALILRAYQSPIRVLCCREIQKSISDSVIQMLADQIEMLGLQDFFDVQKTQIIGKNGSRFTFAGLKTNITSIKSMTGIDVVWVEEGENVSKESWDVLIPTIREDGSQIIVSFNPKNILDDTYQRFVIHPPERCKSVLVNWQDNPYFPKELMEDMEQMRERDYELYRHVYEGEPVADSDLAIIKPVWIEYAVDAHLKLGFTAKGMKKVGFDVADEGVDSNANAFVHGSVVLDIEVWKTGDVIDSANRTNQSAVKFKADLIIFDSIGVGAGVKAHFKRLPKSLQVEGFNAGGAVAYPEREYIKGKKNQDMFSNIKAQSWWALRDRFYKTYRAIKHGDVYPDDELISLSSKIKELEYLKAELSRPRVDYDNNGRVKVESKKDMKKRGIPSPNMADALVMCYAPTKPKSLLDL, from the coding sequence ATGAGCCAGCTTAATATTCAATTTCCGACAAAATTCAAACCGCTCTTTGAGTCTATTTGGCGGTTTATTATTTTCTACGGCGGTCGAGGTTCAGGTAAAAGTTTTAGCATTGCGAGAGCATTAATATTGCGAGCTTACCAATCGCCGATTCGAGTTTTGTGTTGCCGTGAGATCCAAAAATCAATTTCCGATTCTGTTATTCAGATGTTGGCAGACCAAATTGAAATGTTAGGACTGCAAGATTTCTTCGATGTTCAGAAAACGCAAATTATCGGGAAAAATGGCTCACGTTTCACTTTTGCAGGGTTAAAAACCAACATCACTTCAATCAAATCAATGACGGGTATTGATGTAGTTTGGGTGGAAGAAGGCGAGAATGTTTCAAAAGAAAGTTGGGATGTATTGATTCCGACTATTCGTGAAGACGGCTCGCAGATTATTGTGAGTTTTAACCCTAAAAATATTCTTGATGACACCTATCAACGTTTTGTGATTCATCCGCCAGAGCGGTGTAAATCTGTTTTAGTAAACTGGCAAGATAATCCATATTTCCCGAAAGAATTAATGGAAGATATGGAGCAGATGCGTGAGCGTGATTACGAGCTTTATCGTCATGTTTATGAAGGCGAGCCTGTAGCTGATTCCGATTTAGCCATCATTAAGCCTGTATGGATTGAATATGCGGTGGATGCGCATCTCAAGCTCGGCTTTACCGCTAAAGGGATGAAGAAGGTTGGCTTTGACGTTGCTGATGAGGGTGTAGATAGTAACGCTAATGCATTTGTTCATGGTTCTGTGGTGCTTGACATTGAGGTTTGGAAGACTGGCGATGTGATTGATTCCGCCAACCGAACAAATCAAAGTGCGGTCAAATTTAAAGCTGATTTGATTATATTCGATAGTATTGGCGTGGGGGCGGGTGTAAAAGCTCACTTTAAACGCTTACCGAAATCATTACAAGTGGAAGGATTTAATGCTGGTGGTGCAGTTGCTTATCCCGAGCGTGAATATATCAAAGGCAAAAAAAATCAAGATATGTTTTCGAACATTAAAGCCCAATCCTGGTGGGCTTTACGTGATAGATTCTATAAAACCTATCGAGCAATAAAGCATGGGGATGTTTATCCTGACGATGAACTGATAAGCCTATCGAGCAAAATCAAAGAGCTTGAGTATCTGAAAGCAGAATTATCACGCCCTCGTGTTGATTATGACAATAACGGGCGGGTAAAAGTAGAAAGCAAAAAGGATATGAAAAAACGCGGCATACCTTCTCCAAATATGGCGGATGCGTTAGTTATGTGTTACGCCCCAACAAAACCTAAATCACTACTGGATTTATAA
- a CDS encoding DUF1073 domain-containing protein has translation MNFLDGIKSLALKLGSKQEQTYYARGLSLTDDLMQIEALWRDNWIANKVCIKRSEDMVRNWRDIFSNDLKSEQLDEFTKLERRLKLRETLTKALQWSSLYGSVGLLVVTDTINITSPLQPTERLKQLIILPKWKISPTGQRDDDVFSPNFGRYSEYTITGGIQSVLVHHSRLLIINANDAPLSDNDIWGVSDLEKIIDVLKRFDSASANVGDLIFESKIDIFKIAGLSDKISAGLENDVAHVISAVQSIKSATNSLLLDAENEYDRKELTFSGLKDLLTEFRNAVAGAADMPVTILFGQSVSGLASGDEDIQNYHETIHRLQETRLRPVFEVLDTLLCNELFGGQPEDWWFEFLPLTVVKQEQQVNMLNTFATATNTLIQNGVVNEYQVANELRESGLFANISADDIEDMKNADEFARNFEEPEGENTQVQASEDEQENGALV, from the coding sequence ATGAATTTTTTAGATGGTATCAAATCACTAGCACTGAAGTTAGGCAGCAAACAAGAGCAAACGTATTATGCTCGTGGGCTGAGTTTAACGGATGACTTAATGCAGATTGAAGCATTATGGCGTGATAACTGGATTGCAAACAAGGTCTGTATTAAACGCTCGGAAGATATGGTGCGTAATTGGCGCGATATTTTTTCCAATGACTTAAAATCTGAACAGCTAGACGAGTTCACTAAGCTCGAGCGCAGATTAAAACTACGTGAGACATTAACTAAAGCGTTGCAATGGTCTAGTCTGTATGGCTCGGTGGGTTTATTGGTTGTAACTGATACTATTAATATCACCTCGCCGTTACAGCCTACAGAGCGATTAAAACAATTAATCATCCTACCTAAATGGAAAATCTCCCCGACAGGGCAACGAGATGATGATGTGTTTTCACCAAACTTTGGTCGATATAGTGAGTATACCATCACTGGCGGCATACAATCTGTTTTAGTGCATCATTCTCGCTTATTAATTATCAATGCCAATGATGCGCCTTTATCTGATAACGATATTTGGGGTGTATCAGACCTTGAAAAGATTATTGATGTGCTTAAACGCTTTGATAGCGCCTCTGCGAATGTGGGCGACCTTATTTTTGAGAGTAAAATCGATATTTTCAAAATTGCAGGGTTGTCTGACAAGATATCTGCAGGCTTAGAAAATGATGTAGCTCACGTTATTTCAGCGGTGCAGTCGATTAAATCGGCGACCAATAGCCTGTTGCTTGATGCGGAAAACGAATATGACCGCAAAGAACTCACATTCAGCGGGTTAAAAGACCTACTAACAGAGTTTCGCAATGCGGTGGCAGGCGCGGCAGATATGCCAGTCACCATTTTGTTTGGGCAATCTGTTTCGGGATTGGCAAGTGGTGATGAGGATATTCAAAACTACCACGAAACAATCCATCGATTACAAGAAACAAGATTGAGACCTGTGTTTGAAGTGCTTGATACATTGCTATGCAATGAATTATTTGGCGGACAGCCTGAAGACTGGTGGTTTGAATTTTTACCATTGACCGTGGTTAAACAAGAACAACAAGTCAATATGCTTAACACCTTTGCTACAGCGACAAATACGTTAATTCAAAATGGCGTAGTAAATGAATATCAAGTGGCAAACGAACTCCGAGAAAGTGGCTTGTTTGCCAATATCTCTGCCGATGACATTGAGGATATGAAAAATGCTGATGAATTTGCCAGAAATTTTGAAGAACCAGAAGGCGAAAACACGCAAGTTCAAGCCAGTGAAGATGAGCAAGAGAACGGAGCTTTGGTATAG
- a CDS encoding replication protein P, giving the protein MNQLTNQSLHQGVSPQAEKFIDTLFDQLCASCPQLLNLTPERLQVVKRQWILGFAENGITKITQVKRGMAEMRAKPNGYLPSVGEFIQACKVQDYHALGLPNEAELYQRYKTFLGYARFNRDEFQYRSKVEFWLLKNLYEKCKKKSEEDTLKTIPKLLTEAAEKVRSNFPFEEIPKMIPVKPSFYDKAKADKARDSLMAMMKGALQ; this is encoded by the coding sequence GTGAACCAATTAACTAATCAATCATTGCATCAAGGCGTATCACCACAAGCGGAGAAATTTATTGATACGTTGTTCGACCAGCTTTGCGCAAGTTGTCCTCAATTGCTTAATCTTACCCCAGAGCGATTGCAGGTAGTAAAACGCCAGTGGATTTTAGGCTTTGCTGAAAATGGAATTACAAAAATAACACAAGTCAAACGAGGTATGGCGGAAATGCGTGCTAAGCCAAATGGTTATTTACCAAGTGTAGGCGAATTTATTCAAGCATGCAAAGTTCAAGACTATCACGCACTGGGTTTACCGAACGAAGCAGAATTATACCAACGTTATAAAACTTTCTTAGGCTATGCCCGATTCAATCGGGATGAATTTCAATATCGTTCAAAAGTGGAATTTTGGTTGCTTAAAAATCTGTACGAAAAGTGCAAGAAAAAATCGGAAGAGGACACGTTGAAAACTATTCCAAAATTACTCACAGAAGCTGCAGAAAAAGTGCGGTCGAATTTTCCTTTTGAGGAAATTCCGAAGATGATTCCAGTAAAACCAAGTTTTTACGATAAAGCGAAGGCTGATAAGGCGCGCGATAGCTTGATGGCAATGATGAAAGGGGCATTGCAATGA
- a CDS encoding antiterminator Q family protein produces MRKFSELSELTIEQEEFVDRYMYQWGSWVRSGRLDKPQLNIIAKLMQSVIPAEPNEPICDDSTGMMISEVIERFFLKNDRTLHYIVFSYYVNKSTINHIAVKLRENCGEIKMQPCAGKPDIRTPSLKTMIRNVEKELKLAKAIIHELLITGFVILRTGRQNARSIKITY; encoded by the coding sequence ATGCGTAAATTTAGCGAGTTATCAGAACTAACGATTGAGCAAGAAGAATTTGTTGACCGTTATATGTATCAATGGGGCTCATGGGTGCGCAGTGGTAGGCTTGATAAACCGCAATTAAATATTATTGCAAAACTAATGCAATCAGTCATTCCTGCAGAGCCAAATGAACCAATTTGCGATGACTCAACAGGAATGATGATTAGCGAAGTTATTGAGAGATTTTTCCTTAAAAACGACCGCACTTTACACTATATCGTATTTTCCTATTATGTTAATAAAAGCACTATTAATCATATAGCGGTTAAACTCCGTGAAAACTGCGGAGAGATAAAAATGCAGCCGTGCGCAGGCAAACCAGATATCCGCACTCCAAGCCTTAAAACGATGATACGGAATGTTGAAAAAGAGCTAAAATTAGCGAAGGCAATAATTCACGAACTTCTTATAACTGGGTTCGTTATTTTGCGAACTGGACGACAAAATGCAAGAAGTATCAAAATTACTTATTGA
- a CDS encoding N-6 DNA methylase, giving the protein MSFEEHNNRKKANKFAEYITGESLRRYLAGKVEKYLGKNPSVFDGAAGSGQLEQFIQPSKFIAVEIQAESCAALANNYPDAEIHNTSFFLYQSEPKSDCVVMNPPFSLKFKELAEEEKAAIQADFPWKKSGVLDDVFMLKGLANAHRFGFFIMFPGIAYRNTEKTLREVIGNQLVELNLIQNAFEDTPISVLFLVVDKTKSNNKTYRELYDCATNKIINADEWLINSDKWDTVSPPEPPKEKVDPMKLELMSQAQLKDQVRTQVKFSRLVFDLERWPRKDFEKFCDELCDVIQHEKKEPGLPPLGMML; this is encoded by the coding sequence ATGAGTTTTGAAGAGCATAACAATCGAAAGAAAGCGAATAAGTTCGCTGAGTACATCACGGGGGAATCTCTTCGCCGATATTTGGCTGGGAAAGTTGAGAAGTACTTAGGTAAAAATCCAAGTGTTTTTGATGGTGCAGCAGGCAGTGGACAGCTTGAGCAATTTATTCAACCAAGTAAGTTTATTGCAGTAGAAATTCAAGCGGAATCATGCGCGGCATTAGCCAATAATTATCCAGATGCTGAAATTCATAATACGAGTTTTTTCTTGTATCAAAGTGAGCCAAAAAGTGATTGTGTTGTAATGAACCCGCCATTCTCACTTAAATTTAAAGAACTTGCCGAAGAAGAAAAGGCCGCTATTCAAGCAGATTTTCCGTGGAAAAAATCAGGTGTACTTGATGATGTTTTTATGCTGAAAGGATTAGCCAATGCGCATCGTTTTGGGTTTTTCATTATGTTTCCCGGTATTGCCTATCGAAACACCGAAAAAACACTCCGTGAAGTTATTGGGAATCAATTAGTCGAGTTGAATTTGATTCAAAACGCCTTTGAAGATACGCCAATTTCAGTGCTTTTCTTGGTGGTTGATAAAACCAAGTCGAATAACAAAACATATCGTGAATTGTATGACTGTGCCACGAATAAAATAATTAACGCTGATGAATGGTTAATTAATTCTGATAAATGGGACACGGTTTCACCGCCAGAGCCGCCAAAAGAAAAAGTAGATCCAATGAAATTAGAGTTGATGTCGCAAGCTCAATTAAAAGATCAGGTGAGAACTCAAGTTAAATTTAGCCGTTTGGTATTTGATTTGGAGCGTTGGCCTAGAAAAGATTTTGAGAAATTTTGCGATGAGCTTTGCGATGTTATCCAACACGAGAAAAAAGAACCAGGGCTACCTCCGTTGGGGATGATGTTATGA
- a CDS encoding RusA family crossover junction endodeoxyribonuclease produces the protein MSDWLEICLPYPPSVNHYWKHTRQGKHYISKAGREFKRVATEVCSQFDPFESAVEIKMEIYFPDNRPRDLDNLPKGIFDSLVGAGLIKDDNRKIIRKYSIEEKGVVSKGKSIIKIRGIHA, from the coding sequence ATGAGTGATTGGCTTGAAATCTGTCTGCCGTACCCACCGAGCGTGAATCATTATTGGAAGCACACAAGGCAAGGTAAGCATTACATATCAAAAGCAGGACGGGAGTTTAAACGTGTTGCTACTGAGGTTTGCTCACAGTTCGATCCATTTGAAAGTGCGGTTGAAATTAAGATGGAAATTTACTTTCCCGATAATCGTCCACGCGACCTTGATAATTTGCCTAAAGGAATTTTTGATAGCTTAGTTGGCGCTGGCTTAATTAAAGATGATAACCGGAAAATTATTCGTAAATATTCGATCGAAGAGAAAGGCGTAGTAAGCAAAGGTAAGTCAATCATTAAAATTAGAGGTATTCATGCGTAA
- a CDS encoding DUF1364 domain-containing protein, translating to MSNLRKEAKGRECQVRLPGICNHNPETTVLAHYRMAGLNGVGMKPDDIFGAWACSSCHDECDRRTRKMDAEYVRLAHAEGVLRTQQILRKEGKL from the coding sequence ATGAGTAATTTGAGAAAAGAAGCGAAAGGGAGAGAGTGTCAAGTGCGGTTGCCTGGTATTTGTAATCATAATCCTGAAACGACCGTATTAGCACATTATCGTATGGCTGGATTAAATGGGGTTGGGATGAAGCCTGATGATATTTTTGGTGCTTGGGCATGCTCATCTTGCCATGATGAATGCGACCGTAGAACTAGAAAAATGGATGCTGAATATGTCCGCCTGGCACACGCTGAAGGTGTGTTACGAACACAGCAAATTTTGCGCAAGGAGGGCAAGTTATGA
- a CDS encoding terminase small subunit, whose protein sequence is MSDVKGKSTSGRGLTPKQEKFCQLYIELGNASEAYRQAYNAKNMTTGAINTNAKKLLKDTPIALRIEELQQAHRQRHNLTVDNIIADLQELRDICMGRKSVVLTDVVKNAQEGSVNAVDSPVFVFEPTSANKALELLGKHLGMFANKVDVTTDGKPLPTVINVTFSDEPA, encoded by the coding sequence ATGTCAGACGTGAAAGGAAAATCCACGTCTGGTCGTGGATTAACGCCTAAACAAGAAAAATTTTGTCAGCTTTATATTGAGCTGGGGAATGCGAGTGAGGCGTATCGGCAAGCGTATAATGCAAAGAATATGACAACTGGAGCAATAAATACGAATGCCAAGAAATTATTAAAAGACACTCCGATCGCACTCCGTATTGAAGAACTACAACAAGCACACCGACAACGCCATAATCTGACTGTAGATAACATCATTGCTGACTTGCAAGAGCTACGTGATATTTGCATGGGGCGTAAATCTGTTGTGCTTACTGATGTTGTCAAAAATGCTCAGGAAGGCTCGGTAAATGCGGTAGATAGCCCAGTGTTTGTTTTTGAACCAACCAGTGCAAACAAAGCCCTTGAGTTGCTTGGTAAGCATTTAGGGATGTTTGCGAATAAAGTTGATGTAACAACCGATGGCAAGCCATTGCCTACCGTGATTAATGTGACATTTAGCGATGAGCCAGCTTAA
- a CDS encoding recombination protein NinB — translation MSQYKPFFLRDQRIKNNCLDVIKELPTDDKKPLVVKIQPITRNLEQNAKFHAMCQDVANQAEFMGRKLTMEQWKVLFISGHAIATNQKADVVPGLEGEFVNIRESSAQMSVSRMASLIEYVTSWGVQNGVRFNDRWRF, via the coding sequence ATGAGCCAATACAAACCTTTCTTTTTACGCGATCAACGCATTAAAAATAATTGCTTGGATGTAATCAAAGAGCTGCCAACAGACGATAAAAAACCGTTGGTAGTCAAAATCCAACCAATAACGCGAAACCTTGAGCAAAACGCCAAGTTTCACGCTATGTGCCAAGATGTGGCAAATCAGGCGGAATTTATGGGGCGTAAGCTCACAATGGAGCAGTGGAAAGTATTGTTTATTTCTGGTCACGCAATCGCCACAAATCAAAAAGCAGATGTTGTGCCAGGTCTTGAGGGCGAATTTGTGAATATCCGTGAAAGTTCGGCTCAAATGAGCGTGAGCAGAATGGCAAGCCTTATCGAATATGTGACCAGTTGGGGCGTGCAAAATGGTGTGAGATTTAATGATAGATGGAGATTCTAA
- a CDS encoding lysozyme, with the protein MKLTRTRTTLGAAGFVCAVSSIITLMYAQFGEELILSPKGAEIIGNAEGCRRDPYKCPSDVLTVGIGSTAYSGQPVDPKHRYTDLEIAERWKNDIQVAEKCVLNYGNGRALPQSVFDSAVSITFNAGCGAVRNSTLFKQLRAGNYHQACYEYPKWVYAGGKILPGLVSRREKEKALCLADLKQP; encoded by the coding sequence ATGAAATTGACGAGGACTAGAACCACGCTTGGTGCAGCAGGATTTGTCTGTGCAGTATCGAGCATTATTACATTGATGTATGCGCAGTTTGGTGAGGAGCTTATCCTTAGCCCTAAAGGTGCAGAGATTATTGGCAATGCAGAGGGTTGCAGACGAGACCCGTACAAATGCCCATCCGATGTTTTAACTGTTGGTATTGGCTCAACGGCATATAGCGGTCAACCTGTCGATCCAAAACATCGATACACGGATTTAGAGATTGCGGAGCGTTGGAAAAACGATATTCAAGTTGCTGAGAAATGTGTGTTGAATTATGGCAATGGTCGAGCATTACCGCAGTCTGTATTTGATTCTGCAGTTTCGATTACCTTTAATGCAGGTTGTGGCGCTGTTCGTAATTCCACTTTATTCAAACAACTTCGAGCGGGGAACTATCACCAAGCCTGTTACGAATATCCCAAATGGGTATATGCAGGCGGGAAGATATTACCAGGATTAGTCTCTCGTAGAGAAAAAGAGAAAGCATTATGTTTAGCCGATTTGAAACAGCCTTAA
- a CDS encoding helix-turn-helix domain-containing protein has product MENINPNEKTSQTQSAQILKALKNGERLTHLDAEKRFNCLRLGARIYDLKKRGHNIISKMITVPSGKRVAQYWLEAA; this is encoded by the coding sequence ATGGAAAATATTAATCCAAACGAAAAAACAAGTCAAACACAATCAGCACAGATTTTAAAAGCACTCAAAAACGGCGAGAGATTAACGCATTTAGACGCAGAAAAGCGCTTTAACTGCTTACGTCTTGGCGCTCGTATCTACGACCTTAAAAAACGTGGTCACAACATCATCAGCAAAATGATTACCGTGCCAAGCGGAAAACGTGTTGCTCAGTATTGGTTGGAGGCGGCATGA
- a CDS encoding phage N-6-adenine-methyltransferase — protein MTEQQFDKDTWQTPKYVFNWLNKRFDFEVDGCANEHNSLCLSWIGENSPLGSDFLDTKTPYPYKHLHFYVNPPYSDVTPFLKAANELRNIGHTVVMLLNNDKSTQWYQNHIHNVANEVIDITGGRIAFINPVTGKEIKGNSKGQMVVVFDPTMEDFVMRSVSLDFVKKVGGYDGK, from the coding sequence ATGACAGAACAACAATTTGATAAAGATACATGGCAAACGCCTAAATATGTATTTAATTGGCTGAATAAACGATTTGATTTTGAAGTTGACGGTTGCGCAAATGAGCACAATTCTCTTTGTTTAAGTTGGATTGGAGAGAATAGTCCGCTTGGTAGTGATTTTCTAGACACTAAAACACCTTATCCTTACAAGCATCTGCATTTCTATGTCAATCCGCCTTATTCAGATGTTACACCATTTTTAAAAGCAGCAAACGAACTTAGAAATATAGGGCATACAGTTGTTATGTTGCTCAATAACGATAAATCAACGCAGTGGTATCAAAACCATATTCACAACGTTGCAAATGAAGTGATTGATATTACAGGTGGTCGAATTGCATTTATCAACCCTGTAACAGGAAAAGAAATCAAAGGGAATAGCAAAGGGCAAATGGTCGTAGTCTTTGATCCAACAATGGAAGATTTTGTGATGCGTTCAGTAAGTCTTGATTTTGTCAAGAAAGTAGGTGGTTACGATGGGAAGTAA
- a CDS encoding YmfL family putative regulatory protein, whose protein sequence is MTMKKTIIEMIEKVPGGKSAVAGFLGFSEAELNNRLYQTKGQRFKNEELIALQLEYGCTDFIDELCRLAGGRFVPDVAEDELDKVELANLQLHELSARGLLFAVLETALEDGEITSKEEDKILQALSKHLAATQHSIECAIVLHKK, encoded by the coding sequence ATGACAATGAAAAAAACCATTATAGAGATGATCGAGAAAGTGCCAGGTGGCAAAAGTGCGGTGGCGGGATTTCTCGGATTTTCAGAGGCGGAATTAAACAATCGCCTATATCAAACAAAAGGCCAACGATTCAAAAACGAAGAACTGATCGCACTTCAGCTTGAGTATGGATGCACTGATTTTATCGATGAATTATGCCGTTTAGCAGGTGGTCGTTTTGTACCAGATGTAGCAGAGGATGAATTAGACAAGGTTGAGCTTGCCAATTTACAACTGCACGAGCTTTCCGCTCGAGGCTTGTTATTTGCTGTATTAGAAACAGCGTTAGAAGACGGTGAAATCACTTCGAAAGAAGAAGACAAAATCCTTCAAGCATTGAGTAAACATTTGGCTGCAACACAACATTCGATTGAATGTGCGATTGTGTTACACAAGAAATAA